The proteins below are encoded in one region of Ostrea edulis chromosome 3, xbOstEdul1.1, whole genome shotgun sequence:
- the LOC125673272 gene encoding cell death abnormality protein 1-like, protein MIFRKCVVSYFIVFSVCIQGTYICNQTGPADRCCEHYRWNETTGECTPCPQGYTGRTCDAKCPYPTYGVACQSVCACQRMLCNVVTGCPVTAGTTMETQTIYKRLSTVDYKRDIRNTVMAGNEVGMKVIS, encoded by the exons ATGATTTTTCGTAAATGTGTTGTCTCATATTTTATCGTTTTTTCTGTGTGTATACAAGGAACCTACATCTGCAATCAAACGGG ACCGGCGGACCGGTGCTGTGAACATTACAGATGGAACGAAACAACAGGAGAATGCACTC ccTGCCCTCAAGGGTACACGGGGAGGACATGCGATGCAAAATGTCCTTATCCAACATACGGAGTTGCTTGTCAGAGTGTCTGCGCCTGCCAGAGAATGTTATGTAACGTTGTGACAGGATGCCCTGTTACTGCCG GTACAACGATGGAAACGCAGACCATATACAAGCGATTGTCGACGGTGGACTACAAGAGGGACATCCGCAATACAGTTATGGCTGGGAATGAAGTCGGTATGAAAGTGATATCATAA